The proteins below are encoded in one region of Pseudonocardia sp. DSM 110487:
- a CDS encoding helix-turn-helix transcriptional regulator: MTRHEGSMIRRRVLARQLKLLREQSGLTLEQAAPKLDFSVSKLSRIENAQVIIDVHWVKSMLDVYDVGGLRWHELIELAREAQQPGWWRAYGLGNNSYIAFETEARRVQVFTLGYVPGLLQTADYARALMRAVPVRRTDEELDNEVAARMYRQRRLSAAENPLELVTVVDESALYRPVGGPAVLRQQLEQIAVLDELDTVTLRVLPSAVGAHAGLASSFTILSFGELGEPDMAHVEHTIGALILDKVAEVARAKVAFERVLSNALDPAESMALIHRLAGG, from the coding sequence GTGACGCGGCACGAGGGATCGATGATCCGACGGAGGGTGCTGGCCCGGCAGCTGAAGCTGCTGCGCGAGCAGTCCGGCCTCACCCTGGAGCAGGCGGCGCCGAAGCTGGACTTCTCGGTGAGCAAGCTCAGCCGGATCGAGAACGCACAGGTCATCATCGACGTGCACTGGGTGAAGAGCATGCTCGACGTCTATGACGTGGGCGGGCTCCGGTGGCACGAGTTGATCGAGCTGGCTCGGGAGGCTCAGCAGCCAGGATGGTGGCGGGCCTACGGCCTCGGCAATAACAGCTATATCGCCTTCGAGACCGAGGCGCGCCGAGTCCAGGTCTTCACCCTGGGCTACGTACCTGGCCTGTTGCAGACAGCGGACTATGCCCGCGCCCTGATGCGCGCGGTACCGGTCCGGCGCACGGACGAGGAGCTGGACAACGAGGTCGCAGCCCGGATGTATCGCCAACGGCGGCTGAGCGCTGCCGAGAACCCGCTGGAGCTCGTGACGGTGGTCGACGAGTCGGCCCTGTACCGACCGGTGGGCGGCCCGGCGGTCCTGCGGCAGCAACTCGAGCAGATCGCCGTGCTCGACGAGCTGGACACGGTGACGCTGAGGGTTCTGCCCAGCGCGGTCGGCGCCCACGCAGGCCTGGCCTCCAGCTTCACGATCCTCAGCTTCGGTGAGTTGGGTGAGCCGGACATGGCTCACGTCGAGCACACCATCGGCGCTCTGATACTCGACAAGGTGGCGGAGGTCGCTCGGGCTAAGGTGGCATTCGAGCGCGTGTTGTCCAATGCGCTCGATCCGGCCGAGTCGATGGCGCTGATCCATCGGCTGGCCGGAGGGTGA
- a CDS encoding MFS transporter → MSSSASLADYRAALTAPGAAVPVLASAVGRFPIAMLPLATLLYVQRETGSFAAAGLVSAGQMIGVAAGSVAQGRVIDRLGPSRPLLMVVAVFALSVTALVTAVETGQPLAVLVALATVAGIVRPAVEGASRSLWTTLVPAGPARSAALTYEAISLEVFFILGPAIAAFLVAAPWPGLGLTVAGAAMVLGAGGFALSRPARRVGRAPAHHSVSLLGALARPGMRTVAVAALGFGLVIGSVEVGLPAVTAAAESPTLGGVLLSVWSISSVLAGVLYGMRPWPRPLHLRMPALLGGFAVLVAAMALVGPTGSMAVLILTMIVSGALITPQVTGHSLALDIAAPPGTATEAFGWLVTAATLGIATGQSSAGIVVEAFGPPAAFLSGGAAGVVLAAVLWLRRATLLPRPAEAPAPVA, encoded by the coding sequence ATGTCGTCCTCAGCGTCGCTCGCCGACTACCGCGCCGCCCTGACAGCTCCTGGTGCGGCGGTGCCCGTACTCGCCTCCGCCGTCGGCCGGTTCCCCATCGCGATGCTGCCGCTGGCGACGCTGCTCTACGTGCAGCGGGAGACCGGATCGTTCGCCGCGGCTGGGCTTGTCTCCGCAGGCCAGATGATCGGCGTGGCCGCGGGCTCCGTTGCGCAGGGCCGGGTGATCGACCGGCTGGGGCCGAGCCGGCCGCTTCTGATGGTCGTCGCGGTGTTCGCGCTGTCGGTCACCGCGCTGGTGACCGCGGTCGAGACCGGGCAGCCGCTGGCCGTGCTGGTGGCGCTGGCCACGGTCGCGGGGATCGTCCGGCCGGCCGTGGAGGGCGCGTCCCGATCGTTGTGGACCACGCTCGTGCCGGCCGGGCCCGCGCGGTCAGCCGCACTGACGTACGAGGCCATCAGCCTGGAGGTCTTCTTCATCCTCGGCCCGGCGATCGCCGCCTTCCTGGTCGCGGCGCCATGGCCCGGCCTCGGTCTCACGGTGGCCGGCGCCGCGATGGTGCTCGGGGCGGGCGGGTTCGCGCTGAGCCGCCCGGCTCGCCGCGTCGGACGTGCCCCCGCTCACCACAGCGTCTCCCTGCTGGGTGCGCTCGCCCGGCCCGGGATGCGCACGGTGGCCGTCGCCGCGCTCGGATTCGGGCTGGTGATCGGATCCGTGGAGGTCGGGCTGCCCGCGGTCACCGCTGCGGCGGAGTCACCCACGCTGGGCGGCGTGCTCCTGTCGGTGTGGTCGATCTCCTCGGTGCTCGCCGGCGTGCTCTACGGGATGCGTCCCTGGCCGCGGCCGCTGCACCTGCGGATGCCGGCGTTGCTCGGCGGGTTCGCGGTGCTGGTGGCCGCGATGGCGCTCGTCGGGCCTACCGGGTCGATGGCGGTGCTCATCCTCACGATGATCGTGTCGGGCGCGCTGATCACACCGCAGGTCACCGGCCACTCCCTCGCCCTCGACATCGCGGCTCCGCCCGGCACGGCCACCGAGGCGTTCGGATGGCTGGTCACGGCCGCCACGCTCGGCATCGCCACCGGCCAGTCCAGCGCGGGGATCGTCGTGGAGGCGTTCGGCCCGCCCGCGGCCTTCTTGTCCGGCGGCGCGGCGGGTGTGGTGCTGGCGGCGGTGCTGTGGCTGCGCCGCGCAACGCTGCTGCCGCGCCCGGCGGAGGCGCCGGCCCCAGTGGCCTGA
- the urtA gene encoding urea ABC transporter substrate-binding protein has product MTTSRSRRAIRAAALLTAGLMLSACGARVDAAGSGAATAAPSCVDTSGSEIKVGFLNSRSGTMAISENTVFDSLSLAAEQINAAGGVLGKQLSIVAEDGASEPTIFAEKAQKLIRSDCVSAVFGGWTSSSRKAMLPVFESNNSLLFYPVQYEGLESSKNIFYTGATTNQQIIPALDYLKEQGVTSLFLVGSDYVFPQTANKIIKAYAAANGIEIKGEEYAPLGHTDFATIVAKVRDAGAGAVFNTLNGDSNVAFFKEYKNLGLTPAAMPVISVSIAEEEVGGIGVDNIIGQPVAWNYYQTIDTPTNQQFVEAFKAKYGATRVTSDPMEAAYTSLFLWKGMVEKAGSFDVAAVQAAAGGVSYDAPEGTVTVNGENHHIAKTALIGKIGADGLIHTEWSSGAPIEPDPYLKTYPWAGGLAG; this is encoded by the coding sequence GTGACCACCTCTCGATCTCGCCGAGCCATCAGGGCCGCGGCCCTGCTGACAGCCGGCCTGATGCTGTCCGCCTGCGGCGCGCGCGTCGACGCCGCCGGATCCGGTGCCGCGACCGCCGCACCGTCCTGTGTCGACACGTCGGGTAGCGAGATCAAGGTCGGGTTCCTGAACTCGCGCTCCGGCACGATGGCGATCAGCGAGAACACGGTGTTCGACTCGCTCTCCCTCGCCGCGGAGCAGATCAACGCCGCGGGCGGGGTGCTGGGCAAGCAGCTGAGCATCGTGGCGGAGGACGGCGCTTCCGAGCCCACGATCTTCGCCGAGAAGGCGCAGAAGCTGATCCGCAGCGACTGCGTATCCGCCGTGTTCGGCGGCTGGACGTCCTCGTCGCGCAAGGCGATGCTGCCGGTGTTCGAGAGCAACAACTCGCTGCTCTTCTACCCGGTGCAGTACGAGGGCCTCGAGTCGTCGAAGAACATCTTCTACACCGGCGCCACCACGAACCAGCAGATCATCCCGGCGCTGGACTACCTGAAGGAGCAGGGCGTCACGAGCCTGTTCCTCGTGGGCAGTGACTACGTCTTCCCGCAGACCGCCAACAAGATCATCAAGGCGTACGCGGCCGCGAACGGCATCGAGATCAAGGGCGAGGAGTACGCCCCGCTCGGACACACCGACTTCGCCACGATCGTCGCCAAGGTCCGTGACGCTGGCGCGGGCGCGGTGTTCAACACCCTCAACGGCGACTCGAACGTCGCGTTCTTCAAGGAGTACAAGAACCTCGGCCTGACGCCCGCCGCCATGCCGGTGATCAGCGTGTCGATCGCCGAGGAGGAGGTCGGCGGCATCGGCGTCGACAACATCATCGGCCAGCCGGTGGCCTGGAACTACTACCAGACGATCGACACGCCCACGAACCAGCAGTTCGTCGAGGCGTTCAAGGCGAAGTACGGCGCCACCCGCGTGACGTCCGACCCGATGGAGGCGGCGTACACGTCGCTGTTCCTCTGGAAGGGCATGGTCGAGAAGGCCGGCTCGTTCGACGTCGCCGCGGTGCAGGCGGCGGCGGGCGGGGTCAGCTACGACGCCCCGGAGGGCACGGTCACCGTCAACGGCGAGAACCACCACATCGCCAAGACCGCCCTGATCGGCAAGATCGGCGCCGACGGCCTCATCCACACCGAGTGGTCGTCGGGCGCGCCGATCGAGCCCGACCCGTACCTCAAGACGTACCCGTGGGCCGGCGGGCTGGCCGGCTGA
- a CDS encoding CoA pyrophosphatase: protein MSASLRPERAPEWLRPLLSGVRGVDAAELVRHRLPPPADGRRASVLVLFGDDADHGPDVLLVERASTLREHAGQVAFPGGGADDTDVDVVATALREAEEEAGVEPEGVLPLALLPDLFVPPSGFIVTPVLAHWVRPVAVHAVDPRETASVVRVPIAALADPEHRILVRHPSGFTGPAFVTAGLLVWGFTGGLLSALLDRGGWARPWDTTRVMDLDAAWSAARAGQQEVAGS, encoded by the coding sequence GTGAGCGCATCCCTGCGGCCGGAGCGGGCCCCGGAGTGGCTGCGGCCGCTGCTGTCCGGCGTCCGCGGGGTCGACGCCGCCGAGCTGGTGCGCCACCGCCTGCCGCCGCCTGCCGACGGGCGCCGCGCTTCCGTGCTGGTGCTCTTCGGCGACGACGCCGACCACGGCCCCGACGTACTGCTCGTCGAGCGCGCCAGCACGCTGCGCGAGCACGCCGGGCAGGTCGCATTCCCGGGTGGGGGCGCCGACGACACCGACGTCGACGTCGTGGCCACGGCCCTGCGGGAGGCGGAGGAGGAGGCGGGTGTCGAGCCGGAAGGGGTGCTGCCGCTCGCGCTGCTCCCCGACCTGTTCGTGCCGCCCTCCGGGTTCATCGTCACGCCCGTGCTCGCCCACTGGGTGCGGCCGGTGGCAGTGCACGCGGTCGATCCGCGTGAAACGGCCAGCGTCGTGCGGGTGCCGATCGCCGCGCTCGCCGATCCGGAGCACCGCATCCTGGTTCGTCACCCGTCCGGGTTCACCGGTCCGGCCTTCGTCACGGCGGGGTTGCTCGTGTGGGGTTTCACCGGGGGCCTATTGTCCGCGCTGTTGGATAGGGGCGGATGGGCGCGTCCGTGGGACACCACTCGGGTGATGGACCTCGACGCAGCGTGGTCGGCGGCCAGGGCCGGCCAGCAGGAGGTCGCGGGATCGTGA
- the nth gene encoding endonuclease III, translated as MASRSTPTASATARSAARLAKRVAAGEPALGRSRRVGRMLRTLAATHPDAHCELDFTTPLELAVATILSAQSTDKLVNSVTPALFRRYPTALDYAQADRAELEEMIHSTGFFRNKANSLIGMGSAVVEKHDGVLPHTLEELVALPGIGRKTANVILGNAYGIPGITVDTHFGRLVRRWGWTQEDDPVKVEHAIGAMVPKRDWTMVSHYVIFHGRRVCHARKPACGACTLSADCPTFGAGPMDPVQAAALVKGPSRTHLLAMVGIPDDDAPPAAGGEDADAP; from the coding sequence ATCGCCTCTCGGAGCACGCCCACAGCGTCCGCGACGGCACGCAGCGCGGCCCGGCTCGCCAAGCGGGTCGCCGCGGGCGAACCGGCGCTCGGCCGCTCCCGGCGCGTCGGGCGCATGCTGCGCACGCTGGCCGCCACCCACCCCGACGCCCACTGCGAGCTCGACTTCACCACACCGCTCGAGCTCGCCGTGGCCACGATCCTGTCGGCGCAGTCCACCGACAAGTTGGTCAACTCCGTCACACCGGCGCTCTTCCGGCGCTACCCCACCGCGCTCGACTACGCGCAGGCCGACCGCGCCGAGCTGGAGGAGATGATCCACAGCACCGGCTTCTTCCGGAACAAGGCCAACTCGCTGATCGGGATGGGCAGTGCCGTCGTCGAGAAGCACGACGGCGTACTCCCGCACACGCTCGAGGAGCTCGTCGCACTCCCTGGGATCGGCCGCAAGACCGCCAACGTGATCCTCGGCAACGCGTACGGCATCCCCGGCATCACGGTCGACACCCACTTCGGTCGCCTGGTGCGGCGCTGGGGCTGGACCCAGGAAGACGACCCGGTCAAGGTCGAGCACGCGATCGGCGCGATGGTGCCCAAGCGCGACTGGACGATGGTGTCCCACTACGTGATCTTCCATGGCAGGCGCGTGTGCCATGCCCGCAAGCCGGCGTGCGGCGCGTGCACGCTCTCCGCCGACTGCCCCACGTTCGGCGCAGGCCCCATGGATCCCGTGCAGGCCGCCGCCCTCGTGAAGGGCCCCTCACGCACCCACCTGCTCGCCATGGTCGGCATCCCCGACGACGACGCACCTCCCGCCGCAGGCGGCGAGGACGCCGACGCACCGTGA
- a CDS encoding Crp/Fnr family transcriptional regulator translates to MDDVLIRAGIFQGVEPHAAEALAQALEPAEFPRGHVIFAEGEPGDRLYIVGSGKVKIGRKSPDGRENLLMVAGPSDMFGELSIFDPGPRTSSATAVTEVRTFTMDRPALREWIGKRPEIAEQLLRVLARRLRRTNNALADLIFTDVPGRVAKALLQLARQFGSQESGLLRVTHDLTQEEIAQLVGASRETVNKALADFAHRGWLRLEGKSVLILEPERLARRAR, encoded by the coding sequence GTGGACGACGTACTGATCCGCGCAGGGATCTTCCAGGGTGTTGAGCCCCACGCGGCCGAGGCGCTGGCCCAGGCGCTCGAACCCGCGGAGTTCCCGCGTGGCCACGTGATCTTCGCTGAGGGCGAGCCGGGCGACAGGCTGTACATCGTGGGCAGCGGCAAGGTCAAGATCGGGCGCAAGTCACCCGACGGCCGGGAGAACCTGCTCATGGTGGCCGGACCGTCGGACATGTTCGGCGAGCTGTCCATCTTCGACCCGGGCCCGCGAACGTCGTCGGCCACCGCCGTCACCGAGGTCCGCACGTTCACAATGGACCGGCCGGCGCTGCGGGAGTGGATCGGCAAGCGCCCCGAGATCGCCGAGCAGCTGCTGCGGGTGCTCGCGCGGCGCCTGCGCCGCACCAACAACGCGCTCGCCGACCTCATCTTCACCGACGTCCCCGGGCGGGTGGCGAAGGCGCTGCTGCAGCTGGCGCGCCAGTTCGGTTCGCAGGAGTCCGGCCTGCTGCGCGTCACGCACGACCTCACGCAGGAGGAGATCGCCCAGCTCGTCGGGGCGAGCCGCGAGACCGTCAACAAGGCGCTCGCCGACTTCGCCCACCGCGGCTGGCTGCGGCTGGAGGGCAAGAGCGTGCTGATCCTCGAGCCCGAGCGGCTCGCCCGCCGCGCTCGGTAG
- a CDS encoding DUF397 domain-containing protein: MRDDELRWFTSSFSGGNGENCVEVAFRPGAVAVRDTKDRALPPHRYAAADWTAFLAGVRAGEFE, encoded by the coding sequence GTGCGCGACGACGAGCTCCGCTGGTTCACGAGCAGCTTCAGCGGTGGCAACGGCGAGAACTGCGTCGAGGTGGCGTTCCGGCCCGGTGCGGTCGCGGTGCGCGACACCAAGGACCGCGCCTTGCCCCCGCACCGCTACGCGGCTGCCGACTGGACGGCCTTCCTCGCAGGCGTGCGAGCGGGCGAGTTCGAGTAG
- a CDS encoding MBL fold metallo-hydrolase codes for MTGPAYGVLRPVTPLASVLLAENPSPMTLDGTNTWVLRAPGEEACVVVDPGEEDEVHLRRVAAQGRVALVLLTHRHHDHAGGARRFAELTGAPVRALDPSLVLGSEALGDGEVVTAAGVELRVVATPGHTSDSLSFLLDGPGSDQAVLTGDTILGRGTTVIAHPDGALGPYLDSLRRLADLAPATAVLPGHGPELPDAPAVATAYLAHREERLDQVRAAIARLGPDATPRQVVEVVYADVDQVLWPAAELSVRAQLDHLRTP; via the coding sequence ATGACCGGCCCCGCGTACGGCGTGCTGCGGCCGGTCACGCCGCTGGCGTCGGTGCTGCTCGCCGAGAACCCCTCCCCGATGACCCTCGACGGCACGAACACCTGGGTGCTGCGGGCGCCGGGTGAGGAGGCGTGCGTCGTGGTCGACCCCGGCGAGGAGGACGAGGTGCACCTGCGGCGGGTGGCCGCGCAGGGCCGGGTCGCGCTGGTGCTGCTCACCCACCGCCATCACGACCACGCAGGCGGCGCGCGCCGGTTCGCCGAGCTCACGGGCGCGCCCGTGCGGGCCCTCGATCCCTCGCTCGTGCTCGGGTCGGAGGCCCTCGGCGACGGCGAGGTCGTCACGGCCGCGGGCGTCGAGCTGCGGGTGGTCGCCACGCCGGGCCACACATCGGACTCGCTGTCGTTCCTGCTCGACGGGCCGGGCTCCGACCAGGCCGTACTCACCGGCGACACCATCCTCGGCCGCGGTACCACCGTGATCGCCCACCCCGACGGCGCGCTCGGGCCCTACCTCGACTCGCTGCGCCGGCTCGCCGACCTCGCCCCCGCCACCGCCGTGCTCCCCGGCCACGGTCCCGAGCTCCCGGACGCTCCCGCCGTGGCCACGGCGTACCTCGCCCACCGCGAGGAGCGCCTGGACCAGGTGCGGGCGGCGATCGCGCGGCTCGGCCCGGACGCGACCCCTCGCCAGGTGGTGGAGGTGGTCTACGCCGATGTCGACCAGGTGTTGTGGCCGGCGGCGGAACTCTCGGTGCGGGCCCAGCTGGACCACCTCCGCACCCCCTGA
- a CDS encoding NUDIX hydrolase codes for MPSAPVIPRPAATVLIVRDHPHPPPGRSPLQVFLQQRVAGMAFAGGMTVFPGGGVDASDRPDPDRWVGPEPRWWAERLGVDADLAGALVHAAVRETFEECGVLLAGPGALPDLHRHRADVVARRRTFADVLAATGLVLRADLLHAWARWITPLGSPRRYDTAFFVARVPDGQQADAHTSEAVAAIWWHPDEALERWQDEEIQLMAPTVRTLQEIAEFGESAAVLAAAPERVIRPIVPVVRRDGDRLVSVLPDDTAYPAIGLA; via the coding sequence ATGCCCTCCGCACCGGTGATCCCACGGCCTGCCGCGACCGTGCTCATCGTGCGAGACCATCCCCACCCGCCACCTGGCCGGTCGCCGCTGCAGGTCTTCCTGCAGCAGCGCGTCGCGGGGATGGCGTTCGCGGGTGGGATGACCGTGTTCCCCGGTGGCGGGGTGGACGCGAGCGACCGCCCCGACCCGGACCGCTGGGTAGGCCCCGAGCCGCGCTGGTGGGCCGAGCGCCTCGGGGTCGACGCCGACCTCGCGGGCGCCCTCGTCCACGCCGCGGTCCGCGAGACCTTCGAGGAGTGCGGCGTGCTGCTGGCTGGGCCGGGCGCTCTCCCGGACCTGCACCGGCACCGCGCCGATGTCGTCGCCCGCCGCCGGACGTTCGCCGACGTGCTGGCCGCCACCGGTCTGGTGCTGCGCGCCGACCTGTTGCACGCCTGGGCGCGGTGGATCACGCCTCTCGGCTCGCCCCGCCGCTACGACACGGCGTTCTTCGTCGCGCGGGTGCCGGACGGCCAGCAGGCGGACGCCCACACCAGCGAGGCCGTCGCGGCCATCTGGTGGCATCCCGACGAAGCCCTCGAACGCTGGCAGGACGAGGAGATTCAGCTGATGGCGCCGACCGTGCGCACCCTGCAGGAGATCGCGGAGTTCGGCGAGAGCGCCGCCGTGCTCGCCGCGGCGCCGGAGCGGGTGATCCGTCCGATCGTGCCAGTGGTGCGCAGGGACGGCGACCGCCTCGTCTCCGTGCTGCCCGACGACACGGCGTACCCCGCGATCGGCCTCGCATGA
- a CDS encoding adenylosuccinate synthase yields MPAIVLIGAQWGDEGKGKATDILGSQVQWVVRYQGGNNAGHTVVLPNGQDFALHLIPSGILTPGVKNVIGNGVVVDPGVLLDELAGLEARGVDTSNLMISADAHLIMPYHVAIDKVTERFLGKAKIGTTGRGIGPAYQDKVARVGVRVADVLDEKILHQKVEAALDYKNQVLVKVYNRRALSVDEVVDSVLAHGRRFADRIADTRLLLNKALEAGETILLEGSQGTLLDVDHGTYPFVTSSNPTAGGAAVGSGIGPSRITRVIGILKAYTTRVGSGPFPTELLDAMGEHLRKAGGEVGVTTGRPRRCGWFDAVIGRYAVRVNGITDFFLTKLDVLSGLETVPICVGYEVDGRRVDDMPMTQTDVHHAQPVYEELPGWFEDLSACHTFDDLPANARAYVERIEELTGAPVSAIGVGPGREQTITRDV; encoded by the coding sequence ATGCCGGCGATCGTGCTGATCGGTGCCCAATGGGGCGACGAGGGCAAGGGCAAGGCCACCGACATTCTCGGCAGCCAGGTCCAGTGGGTGGTTCGTTACCAGGGCGGCAACAACGCCGGCCACACAGTGGTGTTGCCGAACGGCCAGGACTTCGCGCTCCACCTCATCCCGTCGGGGATCCTCACGCCAGGCGTCAAGAACGTGATCGGCAACGGCGTGGTGGTGGACCCCGGCGTGCTGCTCGACGAGCTCGCCGGCCTCGAGGCGCGGGGCGTGGACACGAGCAACCTGATGATCAGCGCGGACGCGCATTTGATCATGCCGTACCACGTGGCGATCGACAAGGTCACCGAGCGGTTCCTGGGCAAGGCCAAGATCGGCACCACCGGTCGGGGGATCGGCCCCGCCTACCAGGACAAGGTCGCCCGCGTCGGGGTCCGCGTGGCCGACGTGCTCGACGAGAAGATCCTGCACCAGAAGGTCGAGGCCGCCCTCGACTACAAGAACCAGGTGCTCGTCAAGGTCTACAACCGGCGGGCGCTCTCCGTCGACGAGGTCGTCGACTCCGTGCTGGCGCACGGGCGGCGGTTCGCCGACCGGATCGCCGACACCCGGCTCCTGCTCAACAAGGCCCTCGAAGCGGGCGAGACGATCCTCCTGGAAGGCTCCCAGGGCACCCTGCTCGACGTCGACCACGGCACCTACCCGTTCGTCACCAGCTCGAACCCGACGGCGGGCGGCGCGGCGGTCGGTTCCGGCATCGGGCCCAGCCGGATCACGCGGGTGATCGGGATCCTCAAGGCCTACACCACCCGCGTCGGCTCGGGCCCGTTCCCCACCGAGCTGCTCGACGCCATGGGCGAGCACCTGCGCAAGGCCGGCGGAGAGGTGGGCGTCACCACCGGGCGCCCGCGCCGCTGCGGCTGGTTCGACGCGGTGATCGGCCGCTACGCCGTGCGCGTCAACGGCATCACCGACTTCTTCCTCACCAAGCTCGACGTGCTGTCCGGCCTGGAGACGGTGCCGATCTGCGTCGGCTACGAGGTCGACGGGCGCCGGGTCGACGACATGCCGATGACCCAGACCGACGTGCACCACGCGCAGCCGGTCTACGAGGAGCTACCCGGCTGGTTCGAGGACCTCTCGGCCTGCCACACCTTCGACGACCTCCCGGCGAACGCGCGCGCGTACGTCGAGCGCATCGAGGAGCTGACCGGAGCGCCCGTCAGCGCGATCGGCGTCGGGCCCGGCCGCGAACAGACGATCACGCGCGACGTCTGA
- a CDS encoding TlpA disulfide reductase family protein — MTHELRVRRSEIIATVLVALLAAVAVFALWPRDRDPATRATGTMEQVQVSDADLAAARAAAGAIPCPAPTGAAPAGPLAGVTAPCLGAPGSVDVGAALAGRPALINVWASWCVPCREELPALAEYAARPGAVPVLTIDTRDDPRAALSLLGELGVELPSVIDTDGALRAALDVPPALPASYVVRADGTVTRVDPPIPFRTADDVAAAVERLS; from the coding sequence GTGACCCACGAGCTCCGGGTGCGCCGCTCGGAGATCATCGCCACCGTGCTGGTCGCGCTGCTCGCGGCGGTGGCGGTATTCGCGCTGTGGCCGCGAGATCGCGACCCTGCCACGCGGGCTACTGGGACCATGGAACAGGTGCAGGTCTCCGACGCCGACCTCGCCGCGGCCCGGGCGGCGGCGGGAGCCATTCCGTGCCCCGCCCCCACCGGCGCGGCGCCGGCAGGTCCGCTCGCGGGAGTCACGGCCCCGTGCCTCGGCGCCCCGGGCTCCGTCGATGTCGGAGCCGCGCTCGCGGGCCGTCCGGCACTGATCAACGTGTGGGCGTCGTGGTGCGTGCCCTGCCGCGAGGAGCTGCCGGCGCTCGCCGAGTACGCGGCGCGGCCGGGAGCGGTCCCGGTGCTGACGATCGACACCCGCGACGACCCGCGTGCCGCGCTCTCGCTGCTCGGCGAGCTCGGCGTCGAGCTGCCGTCCGTCATCGACACCGACGGCGCCCTGCGGGCCGCGCTCGACGTGCCCCCCGCGTTGCCCGCGTCGTACGTCGTGCGCGCCGACGGAACGGTCACCCGCGTCGATCCACCCATCCCGTTCCGCACGGCCGACGACGTCGCCGCCGCCGTGGAGCGGCTGTCGTGA
- a CDS encoding MarP family serine protease, translating to MSWVDLVVVLLALIAAVSGWRHGMAVALLSFVGVLTGAVLGVRLAPLLAAGVEAPTTRVIVSIVVVVLLVALGETTGVFFGRRIRDRITGQRSLQVDSTLGSVLQAITVVVAAWLVALPLASASFPGLAAGVRGSEVLRAVDNVMPEAAKALPEELRQLLNNSGFPDVLSPFAETPITEVGAPDPALAQSPIVADVASSVLKVRGRAPSCARQLEGTGFVIAPELVMTNAHVVAGTAETGVEVIGRRGRVQELDAEVVLYDPAVDVAVLRVPDLNADPLEFDGQPAAAGDDAIIVGYPLDGPYTATAAKVRSLIRLKGPDIYDDGEVTREVYTVRAVVRSGNSGGPMIAPDGRVIGVVFGAALDDQETGFVLTVEQVNGAVQAAGNLRREVDTGNCAA from the coding sequence GTGAGCTGGGTTGATCTCGTCGTCGTCCTGCTCGCCCTGATCGCCGCCGTCTCGGGCTGGCGCCACGGCATGGCCGTGGCGCTGCTGTCGTTCGTGGGCGTTCTCACCGGCGCGGTGCTCGGCGTTCGGCTGGCGCCGCTGCTGGCCGCAGGCGTCGAGGCACCCACCACGCGCGTGATCGTCAGCATCGTCGTCGTGGTGCTGCTGGTGGCGCTCGGCGAGACCACCGGCGTCTTCTTCGGCAGGCGCATCCGCGACCGCATCACCGGGCAACGGTCGCTGCAGGTCGACTCCACGCTCGGCTCGGTGCTGCAGGCCATCACGGTCGTGGTGGCGGCGTGGCTCGTCGCGCTCCCGCTCGCATCGGCCAGCTTCCCCGGCCTCGCCGCGGGCGTCCGAGGCTCCGAGGTCCTGCGCGCGGTCGACAACGTGATGCCCGAGGCGGCCAAGGCGCTCCCCGAGGAGCTGCGGCAGCTGCTCAACAACTCCGGCTTCCCGGACGTGCTGAGCCCGTTCGCCGAGACCCCGATCACCGAGGTCGGCGCCCCCGACCCCGCGCTCGCGCAGAGCCCGATCGTCGCCGATGTCGCGAGCAGCGTCCTCAAGGTCCGCGGCCGCGCCCCGTCGTGCGCCCGGCAGCTCGAGGGCACCGGGTTCGTGATCGCGCCTGAGCTGGTGATGACCAACGCGCACGTCGTCGCGGGCACGGCCGAGACCGGCGTCGAGGTGATCGGCCGCCGCGGCCGCGTGCAGGAGCTCGACGCCGAGGTGGTGCTCTACGACCCCGCCGTGGACGTCGCCGTGCTCCGCGTGCCCGACCTCAACGCCGACCCGCTCGAGTTCGACGGTCAGCCCGCCGCCGCGGGCGACGACGCGATCATCGTCGGCTACCCGCTCGACGGCCCGTACACGGCCACGGCCGCAAAGGTCCGGTCGCTGATCCGGCTCAAGGGTCCCGACATCTACGACGACGGCGAGGTCACCCGCGAGGTGTACACGGTGCGGGCCGTGGTCCGCTCTGGCAACTCCGGCGGCCCCATGATCGCACCGGACGGCCGAGTGATCGGGGTCGTGTTCGGCGCCGCGCTCGACGACCAGGAGACCGGCTTCGTCCTCACCGTCGAGCAGGTGAACGGCGCGGTGCAGGCGGCAGGCAACCTGCGGCGCGAGGTCGACACGGGCAACTGCGCGGCCTGA